The genomic segment GTTGAATGTGCCCACACAGATGGCTGTATCAAAACTACCTGATGCCAAGTCCAAATTTTTTATTAATATCACCATCATCGATCTTTTTGCCAGAGACTTGCTCTCGATGTACCTTAGTTCAGATGCTATGGCGTAGTACCTGCGACAAACTAGCAAGGCTGGAATGATAGAGATTAGCTTTCCTACTCCCTACTCCCTGCTCCCTGCTCCCTAAAACCCAAGACGAAGGTACCTCACCCCATTAAAAACTGCTATAGTTATGACTGAAGGTAAGACTTCATGATAAAAACCCTGGGAGAGGATTTAATGAAACGACAAGTAAGACAACTTACGTTAGGAATGACTCTGATCGCTTGCTTAATGGGTTCAGTTGCCTGTGAATCAACGTCGTCTGTAAAAACAACTAAAGTTCGTTCTGCCCATAGTAACTGGGTCGAGGAACAGTTTCAAACCCAAATCGTCAATATTGGTCTCGAAAAACTTGGTTATGAAATCGAAGAACCGAAAGAAATAACCTATCCGATCATTTATGTGTCTGTGGCTAATGGCGAGCTAGATTATAGTACTATAAACTATGAAAAATCACATCTAGAATTCTTTAAAAATGCTGGGGGTACCAAAAAAATAGAGCGAGTTGGAGTTATTACTCCTGATGTGATCCAAGGCTATCAAATCGATAAAAAAACGGCGGAGAAATATAACATTACTAACCTGCAACAATTTAAAGACCCAAAGATTGCGAAACTATTTGATACAGACGGCAATGGTAAAGCTAATTTAATCGGTTGTGATCCTGGTTGGTTTTGCGAAGTGATAGTCGATCATCACCTCAAAGCTTACGGATTAGAAGATACCGTTGAACACACTAGAGGACAATACATTGTGCTACTCGCCGATGTTATGACTCGCTACAAACAAGGGGAAAGCGTTATTTACTATGCTCAGAATCCTCACTGGATATCTACAATATTAAAACCCGAACAAGATATAATTTGGTTAGAAGTTCCCTTTACCTCTCTTCCTGAATCCCAGAAAAATCTAACTGAAAAAGACACCTCTGTAGACGGAAAAAATCTTGGATTTACTGTCGATCGTCAGCGCATTGTTGCTAACAAGAAATTTTTGGCAGCTAACCCAGTTGCCAAACGTTGGTTTGAACTGGTTCAAATTCCGGTTGAGGACATTAACGTTGAAAGCCTAAAGATCAAAGAGGGTGAGAGCAGTCCAGAAGATATTCGTCGCCATGCTAAAGAGTGGGTTGAGAAGAATCAAGAGTTGTTTGATAACTGGATAGAAGAGGCAAAAAAGGCAGGAGGTGATTCTATTTAGTTGTTGGTATTTAGTAAAGGGAACAGGGAATAGGGAATAGGGAGTAGGGAGTAGGGAATAGGGAGTAGGAAGTAGGGAAAAATTTTGTGTACTTAATAGCTATTAAAAACGCTAGATAATTTAAATTACATGTAAGCATTCAGCCGTGAGCTAAAAGCTCACGCGTGCGCGTTCAGCTGTCAGCCTAATCCTTAAAATAAACCTCGTTCGCGTAGCGTGCGTGGCACAGGCTTCTAGCCTGTGAAGTAGCGCATTAGCTGATAGCTAATAGCTGCATGCTTACTAGCAATGTTACTGTCCAGGTGGGAAATCAGCTAGTTGCTTGGCATCTGTGATTACGATTTGAGGCTTGCCATCCTGATTGGGAGGATAAAGACTAGCGGTTCCAGAAACATACACATAGCCTCGACCCGATTTAGCATAGCGGGTTTCAATTAGTCGCAAGATGGTTTGAGCTGCTTCGGAATCCCGATCGGGAATCCAGAGATTAAACCGGTGAAATTTTGACCCAGCGTAGATCAGAGCACCATTACCAGGCCATTTATTAATCCCTCCTTGCAGGTCACACAATACTGTGATTTGGTTGCCAGCTTTAGCCGCTTCTACGATACCATTGTAGTTTAGACGCACCGATAGCACCCTGGCTTGAGTGCCTGCGTAACGGTAGTCTTCTACCACCTGGTTTCGTAAATGCCACCAAGGAATCAGCGTGGTATAGTCTCTGCTCTTGCCACCAGCATTGGTGGCTGGATCCCAAATCCCTATGCTTTTTGCTTGAGCCTCCGCCTCCGCCTCCATAAACTCGCGGTGATAGAGGCGCGACGAGCCATATTTTACAAAATAAGGGCTCCAGCCTTCCCGCACAATACGCAGATTAAAATTCTCCTGCTCTCCGGCTTTGTAGATATAGCAGAGCAATCGCCCATAATTGCCCCGATGTTTATCCAGGCAAACCTCCACCGGATCGTTGGTGTCGAATTCAAGATCCACCCATACATCCTGATTGGGTATCCCTTGCTCGTTTGCCCCGAAATACTCCTTCGCCCATTTTGAGGCCAGGATGCCAGCGTTGGTTATCGGTTTACTGCCAGCGCGCTGACTTTCCTCTGTGTCAAGACAAACAAACCGAATTGATTCTTGCTCATTATCCAAGAGTATCTTGATGGTGTCACCGTCAACAACTTTGATCAGTTTGAGATTTTTGATGACTGTACCTTTCATTAGCTCTCCTCTTTGTTAGTCAACCGTGAAATGAGGGATTATAATTGCTTGTTGTTTGAGGTG from the Moorena sp. SIOASIH genome contains:
- the proX gene encoding glycine betaine/L-proline ABC transporter substrate-binding protein ProX; translated protein: MIKTLGEDLMKRQVRQLTLGMTLIACLMGSVACESTSSVKTTKVRSAHSNWVEEQFQTQIVNIGLEKLGYEIEEPKEITYPIIYVSVANGELDYSTINYEKSHLEFFKNAGGTKKIERVGVITPDVIQGYQIDKKTAEKYNITNLQQFKDPKIAKLFDTDGNGKANLIGCDPGWFCEVIVDHHLKAYGLEDTVEHTRGQYIVLLADVMTRYKQGESVIYYAQNPHWISTILKPEQDIIWLEVPFTSLPESQKNLTEKDTSVDGKNLGFTVDRQRIVANKKFLAANPVAKRWFELVQIPVEDINVESLKIKEGESSPEDIRRHAKEWVEKNQELFDNWIEEAKKAGGDSI
- a CDS encoding thermonuclease family protein, with the protein product MKGTVIKNLKLIKVVDGDTIKILLDNEQESIRFVCLDTEESQRAGSKPITNAGILASKWAKEYFGANEQGIPNQDVWVDLEFDTNDPVEVCLDKHRGNYGRLLCYIYKAGEQENFNLRIVREGWSPYFVKYGSSRLYHREFMEAEAEAQAKSIGIWDPATNAGGKSRDYTTLIPWWHLRNQVVEDYRYAGTQARVLSVRLNYNGIVEAAKAGNQITVLCDLQGGINKWPGNGALIYAGSKFHRFNLWIPDRDSEAAQTILRLIETRYAKSGRGYVYVSGTASLYPPNQDGKPQIVITDAKQLADFPPGQ